Genomic segment of Gloeocapsa sp. PCC 7428:
TGATGAACTAATCCTAATTGCAGAAGGTTCATTTGACGACGAGTATCAAGATCAAATTATCCATTTACCTATGACCTAACTTTCGTTACTGCACAATGCAATGTTTATCCATCTAACGATTAGTATCAAAAGTTATATTCTGGCTTGATATCGCGCAACATTAGTTCTTCTAACGCTTGTCGTGGTGTAATTTCTGCTTGTAATAATCTATAAACTTGAGTTGTAATTGGTACAGAAATGTGCTGTTGATTTGCCTTGGCGATTAAAACTTGCGTCGTATTCACACCCTCGGCTGTTCCTTCTAGATGTTCGAGAATTTCTGCTAAATTTTTACCTTGCGCTAGTTGATAACCTACTTGGTAGTTACGACTTAAGGGACTATTGCACGTTGCGAGTAAATCGCCTAATCCTGATAAACCGTAAAAAGTTTCGATTTTTGCACCCCAAGCAACACCAATGCGAATAATTTCGGCGAGTCCTCGCGTCACAAGTGCGGCTTTAGCGTTCGTTCCCAAGTGTAAACCGTCACAGACACCAGATGCGATCGCAATTACATTCTTGATTGTCCCGCCGAGTTCTACGCCAATTGGATCAGAATTAGTATAAACGCGAAACCGATGCGAAGAAAACACCATTTGCACCGTTTCTGCTGCGGTAATATCTGTACTAGCGACAACAGTTGCAGCAGGTAAACCTTGCTGAACTTCTTTTGATAAATTAGGACCGCAAAGCACAACAATGGGATGATCAGGAAATGCAGCTTGCCAAATTTGCGCGGGAGTTAACGTCGTCGTTGGTTCTAACCCTTTGGTGGCTGTCAAAAAAATTGTTTCTGGTGCAAATGACAAAGATTGAATTTGTTCGACAACTGATCGCACACCTTTCATCGAAATTGCCGAAACGATAATATCTGCACCGTCAACGGTTTCTGCTAAACTACACTCAAGATGACGCGACCATAAACGGACATTATGCCCTGTTGCCGATGCAAGGTTTGCCAAAGTCGAGCCCCAAGCACCAGCGCCCAAAACTGCAACTAATTTTGGTTGAATTCCCTCGTTATTGCTAAGGGAATCTACATCACTGCTAATCAACTAACTAAGTAGGTAAACAAATTATTGATCCCACGTTTCTAGGTTAAGTGACAGGGGACAAGGAGATACATTATTGTGTGCTTTTCCATATACCAATTACCCATTACCCATTACCATCTTGTACATTACGTTTATTTTCAGCCACTTACTTAAAATCGACTGCGTGGATAACGTTGCATTAATTCTCTTACCTGTTCAGCATGATAAGAACTGCGAGTTAAGGGAGAAGATACGACTTGCAGAAAACCTAACTCTTCTCCAAACTGTTTCCAAGCATCAAACTGTTCTGGCGTAACGAATTCAGCAACATTCAAATGTTTCTGACTCGGTTGTAAGTATTGTCCTAATGTGAGAATATCGCAATCAACCGCACGCAGATCTGCCATCACCGCGCGAATTTCCGCGTCAGTTTCCCCTAACCCAACCATTAATCCTGATTTAGTATAAACCCAAGGGGCAAGATCGCGAGAGCGACGCAGTAATTCTAAAGTGCGATCGTAATTTCCCTGCGGACGTACCCGACGATACAGCCGAGGTATCGTTTCTGTATTATGATTTAATACCTCTGGTTGCGCTTGTAAAATTATCTCTAACGCATCCCAGTTGCCACACAAATCAGGAATCAGTACCTCAATCGTTGTCTGTGGCGATACTTCCCGAATTGCAGTAATACACCGCACAAACTGCGACGCGCCACCATCAGGTAAATCATCGCGATTGACTGAAGTAATCACAACATGATTGAGTCGCATCCGGCGTACCGCTTCTGCAAGTCTTTCGGGTTCTGTCGGATCGAGTGCTTTGGGTTTTTTCTCAAAATCTATATCGCAATACGGACACGCACGGGTACACGCAGGTCCCATAATTAAAAATGTGGCAGTACCCGCGTTAAAACACTCGCCAATATTGGGGCAAGATGCTTCTTCGCACACCGTATTGAGTGCTAAATCTCGTAAAATCTCTTTAACGCTGCCAACACGCTCCCATTGAGGCGCTTTGACTCGCAACCAATCTGGCTTAACAGTCACGATTGACGACTATATTAATAATGTGAATCAGTTACATCTTAACAGGCAAAAACGCCCTAGTTGTGCATCGCAAGTTACAGGGCGATGGAATAAATAATGTCTGTGCAGGTTGGTAATGGGGAATTGGTAATAAGATTTAATTAGCTGTTGCCTATCGCTTCGGTGTAAGCGCTACCTTTTAAGAGTCGATCTAAAGTCATGATACTGAGTGCGCCGGTAACACAAACACCAAACAGCGGAATCATCACTGTTGGAAATGTCGCGATATTCTCCATCAGAGGAACTTGCAATAAATTAAAGGTTAAACCTGTGCCTACAGCGATCGCAAAGTCCAATACACTAAAGATGTGAAACATCGTGTACCTACCGCGAAACCTGAGTAAGAGAACCACAGGTACTAATAACCCTACTGCTAAATCGCCATAACCAGCATTGGCGGCAAACCTTTCTGGAAGCAAATTTTGACTTCCATAATACAAAAACCACAGCCCAGCAGGAATCCGCCACAGATGGAATAGAGTTAAATACTTCAAGTCGAGCGACCTGATATAACTATGAAAATCTGCATTTGAGTAGTACACCGCAACAGGAATTTTTATTCCCATCACGACAAGTAGCGCAATCCAAATCAAGTCAATCTTGGTAAAAAAACCGCAGTACCCTGCAATTAAAACCGCAATCCCCCAAAGTGACAATACTAGAAAAAACCAACGCTGGGTAATCGAATGTTGACTCGTCATCATTTTGAACTCCTTGAATTTAAGTGCATATACACATAAAACTTAAAAAATTAGCTTTCGCGAAGTAACGATACTGTGTCAGACAAATGAGATAATAATGTTTGCCAACGGTCTTGACCTAGTTTCTCAATGACTTTAGCTTGTGCTTGTTGCCATAATGGCAGTGCTTTAGCTAAGGCTGCTTGACCTTTTTGCGTTAAACTAACAATCCGCACTCGCTGATCTTGTCCTGGTTCAATACGAATCAAACCTTCGCGTTCTAACGGTTTGAGATTGCGCGTTAGCGTTGTTCGATCCATCACTAGTTCTTGTGCTAAGTGTGTGATTGATACGCTTTCTGCAACGCTAAGCGCGGCTAGCAGTGTAAACTGATTCGCCAAAATTCCACTCGGTTGCAACACTTGATCGAAAAGTTGCGTAATTACACGCGATGCTTTCCGCAGATTGAAGCAGGTACAGTCACTAGCGACAGTTTTAATTAATTGAGTTTGGTCTTGCATAATTTAAGTGTATATGCACTTAAATAGGATGTCAAGTGAATCGGTAATAGGGTAAAACATGATTAAACCCTGACTCGTGTACAAACAGTTAGACTAAAAACAGCACAGAGGACGCGACTTATGAGTGAAAATCGTTCTCAATGGGATTTGGGTAGGTTTATACAAACCCTGACCTTTTTTGAGGTGATTCCTTTTATCGGGTGGTTACAGCGCTTGATTCCAGGATTTCAAGATTCTGAGATAGTACCAACGGGAGAAAAACGAGTGCGAGTCGTATTAGTTGCTGGGGCGACAGGTGGTGTTGGTAGGCGCGTGGTAAAACGGCTAATGAATCGCGGTTACAAAGTGCGATCGCTTGTTCGCGATGCTGAAAAAGCCAAGGAAATACTCGGCGATAATGTTGAATTGTATGTTGGCGACATCACAAAGCCAGAAACTCTCACTCTAGAAATGATGGCAGATGTGACAGCGGTTATTTGCTGCACTGCCGTACGCGTTCAACCTGTGGGCGGAGATACCCCAGACCGTGCTAAGTATAATCAAGGCGTTAAATTCTATCAACCCGAAATCGTCGGCGATACTCCAGAATCTGTAGAATATTTAGGCGTCAAGAACTTAGTTGCAGTTGCAGCAAAACACTTTGCGACAGTTCCTGCTGATGAGAAACTAATCTTTGATTTTGCACATCCTTCTGAAGAGTTAAAACGCATTTGGGGTGCAGTAGATGATGTTGTCATGGGTGGTGTGAGTCAGAGTGAAATTCGATTTGTGGAAGATACTGCCTTATTTACTGGTAACGTCTCTACTGCAAATTCAGGCGGTTTTGCTTCTGTGAGAACCAAAAACTTTGAACCACCGTTAAACTTATCAGGCTATCAAGGAATTAAATTGCGCGTGAGAGGCGACGGAAAACGCTACAAGTGCTTCATCCGCACCGATACTAAATGGGATGGTACAGCTTACTCGTATTCCTTCGATACAGTCAGCAACACTTGGATAGATGTTGATATTCCTTTTGCGGATTTGACTGCGGTGTTTCGTGCCAAAACTTTAAAAGATGCGCCTGCGATTGATGCGAGTAGAATTGCTTCGTTGCAACTGATGTTGAGTAAGTTTGAGTATGATGGTGAACTCAACCCCAAATTTACACCTGGTGGTTTTGCCTTACAAGTTGAATCGATCAAAGCTTATGCTGGTGCTAAGTTACCACAGTTTATTTTAGTCAGTTCAGCAGGAGTTACGCGCCCTGGACGTCCTGGAATTAATTTGGAGGAAGAACCGCCAGCGGTAAGATTAAACGATCAACTTGGTGGAATTTTAACGTGGAAGTGGCGCGGCGAAGAAGCGCTAAGACACAGTGGTATTCCTTACACAATCGTTCGCCCTTGTGCTTTAACTGAAGAAGCTGGAGTTCAACCGTTAGTTTTCGCTCAAGGAGACAATATTAAGGGTAAAGTTAGCCGCGATTCAATTGCTGAACTTTGTTTGCAGGTGTTAGAACAACCTAAAGCTTGTAATGTCACGTTTGAAGTCAAAGCAGAAACTATCACTTCAAGTTCTGGGGGAGATTTATCGCAGTTGCAACCCGATTAACACTCGTCGTTATTGTTTTAATAATCGACTACGTACGGTACTGCTTTAGTCGAATCATCCAAAAAATCTTTCCTCTGCATAATCTCGTAGAGGTTAATGTCTTCTTCGATTAAGCAAGCGTGTCCGCTATACGGTAAAAATACTGTTTTAACATTATCGAAAACTCTAGCTAGGTGTCGTGCTTCAGCAACCGACGGTAAAAGGCGATCGCGTCTACTCGCTACAACCAAAATCGGTTGAGTTAACTGGCGTAGCTGCGCATCACTCACATCAAATTCTTGCACTAAAGACAATCGCCATAAAACGGTTTCTGGTGGAACCGATCGCATCACGTGGAGGAGATCTTTGCGTTCAGTTGGGGCAATTCTATCAAGGGAAGCAATGAAGGCGAGTAGCCCTAACGCGCCAAACGGATAAACCCAGCGCGGAACGATATGAATTAACTGCGATGCCCAACCATACCACGAACGGCGATGAAAAGAAGACGCAGGATTCACTAAAATAATTCTGTCAAAAAGTTGTGGTGAGTGGAGTGCGACTTTAATCGCGAGACAACCGCCAAACGATTCACCACACAAATAAACTTTGCGTTGCGGATTTTCAGCAATTTCTAGTTCAATTAAATCGACGACTTGCTGACTAAGATCTGCCCAACTTGTTAAATCATCTAACGGAATTGACAAACAACGAACATCAAACGCAACTTCTAAGCCCTCGGTTTGCGATCGCAGCAGTCGCCCCGTTCCATCCATTCCTGGTAGAAATACAAACAAGGGATACTGCGACTGAACTTTGTTCGGTGTCAAGAAAACAGGTTTGCTCTCAATTTCTGACATTGTTAAATTTGGATAGACTTAACTCTGCTGTAAGTAGATAGGGATCAAGGAAAAAAGTTTTATATTGGT
This window contains:
- the lipA gene encoding lipoyl synthase; the encoded protein is MTVKPDWLRVKAPQWERVGSVKEILRDLALNTVCEEASCPNIGECFNAGTATFLIMGPACTRACPYCDIDFEKKPKALDPTEPERLAEAVRRMRLNHVVITSVNRDDLPDGGASQFVRCITAIREVSPQTTIEVLIPDLCGNWDALEIILQAQPEVLNHNTETIPRLYRRVRPQGNYDRTLELLRRSRDLAPWVYTKSGLMVGLGETDAEIRAVMADLRAVDCDILTLGQYLQPSQKHLNVAEFVTPEQFDAWKQFGEELGFLQVVSSPLTRSSYHAEQVRELMQRYPRSRF
- a CDS encoding NAD(P)H-dependent glycerol-3-phosphate dehydrogenase, yielding MISSDVDSLSNNEGIQPKLVAVLGAGAWGSTLANLASATGHNVRLWSRHLECSLAETVDGADIIVSAISMKGVRSVVEQIQSLSFAPETIFLTATKGLEPTTTLTPAQIWQAAFPDHPIVVLCGPNLSKEVQQGLPAATVVASTDITAAETVQMVFSSHRFRVYTNSDPIGVELGGTIKNVIAIASGVCDGLHLGTNAKAALVTRGLAEIIRIGVAWGAKIETFYGLSGLGDLLATCNSPLSRNYQVGYQLAQGKNLAEILEHLEGTAEGVNTTQVLIAKANQQHISVPITTQVYRLLQAEITPRQALEELMLRDIKPEYNF
- a CDS encoding CIA30 family protein yields the protein MSENRSQWDLGRFIQTLTFFEVIPFIGWLQRLIPGFQDSEIVPTGEKRVRVVLVAGATGGVGRRVVKRLMNRGYKVRSLVRDAEKAKEILGDNVELYVGDITKPETLTLEMMADVTAVICCTAVRVQPVGGDTPDRAKYNQGVKFYQPEIVGDTPESVEYLGVKNLVAVAAKHFATVPADEKLIFDFAHPSEELKRIWGAVDDVVMGGVSQSEIRFVEDTALFTGNVSTANSGGFASVRTKNFEPPLNLSGYQGIKLRVRGDGKRYKCFIRTDTKWDGTAYSYSFDTVSNTWIDVDIPFADLTAVFRAKTLKDAPAIDASRIASLQLMLSKFEYDGELNPKFTPGGFALQVESIKAYAGAKLPQFILVSSAGVTRPGRPGINLEEEPPAVRLNDQLGGILTWKWRGEEALRHSGIPYTIVRPCALTEEAGVQPLVFAQGDNIKGKVSRDSIAELCLQVLEQPKACNVTFEVKAETITSSSGGDLSQLQPD
- a CDS encoding alpha/beta fold hydrolase gives rise to the protein MSEIESKPVFLTPNKVQSQYPLFVFLPGMDGTGRLLRSQTEGLEVAFDVRCLSIPLDDLTSWADLSQQVVDLIELEIAENPQRKVYLCGESFGGCLAIKVALHSPQLFDRIILVNPASSFHRRSWYGWASQLIHIVPRWVYPFGALGLLAFIASLDRIAPTERKDLLHVMRSVPPETVLWRLSLVQEFDVSDAQLRQLTQPILVVASRRDRLLPSVAEARHLARVFDNVKTVFLPYSGHACLIEEDINLYEIMQRKDFLDDSTKAVPYVVDY
- a CDS encoding MarR family winged helix-turn-helix transcriptional regulator, translated to MQDQTQLIKTVASDCTCFNLRKASRVITQLFDQVLQPSGILANQFTLLAALSVAESVSITHLAQELVMDRTTLTRNLKPLEREGLIRIEPGQDQRVRIVSLTQKGQAALAKALPLWQQAQAKVIEKLGQDRWQTLLSHLSDTVSLLRES